From one Salmo salar chromosome ssa09, Ssal_v3.1, whole genome shotgun sequence genomic stretch:
- the daam1a gene encoding disheveled-associated activator of morphogenesis 1, translating to MAPRKRPGRGFSDIFCCFKGSDHPEITYRLRHDSNFTLQTMAPSLPMPPEEELDAMFSELVEELDLSGKHREVMFALPAEKKWQMYCSKKKEGEESKGATSWPEFYIDQLNSMAARKTLIALEKEDEEERNKTIESLKTALRTQPMRFVTRFIDLDGLTCILNFLKSMDYDTTESQIHTSLIGCIKALMNNSQGRSHVLSHTESINIIAQSLATENVKTKVAVLEIMGAVCLVPGGHRKILEAMLHYQKFACERTRFQTLLNDLDRSTGRYRDEVNLKTAIMSFINAVLSQGAGESSFEFRIHLRYEFLMLGIQPVIDKLRSHDNSTLDRHLDFFEMLRNEDELSLAKRFDTVHIDTKSATQVFELIKKKMSHTDAHPHFISVLQHCLLMPYKRSGNTVQYWLLLDRIVQQIVLQNDKGHDPDVTPLENFNVKNVVRMLVNENEVKQWKEQAEKMRKEHHELQQKFDKKERECDAKTQEKEDMMQTLNKMKEKLEKESSEHKQVKQQVADLSAQLHDLNTRPNPSVPGGPPFIPGAPGGPTAPPPMQAGMIPAPLPLTQGMPPPPPPPPPPPGGPPPPPGMAPFGLPPPPGAPMGPGLKKKNIPQPSNPLKSFNWAKLAENKLEGTVWTDVDDINVFKILDLEDIEKTFSAYQRQQKESEDDTVTSKKVKELSVIDGRRAQNCNILLSRLKLTNEEIKRAILTMDEHEDLPKDMLEQLVAFVPEKSDVDLLEEHKHELDRMAKADRFLYEMSRINHYQPRLQSLYFKKKFAERILEVKPKVEALIRASKEVLQSRNLKQLLEVVLAFGNYMNKGQRGNAYGFKVSSLNKIADTKSSIDKNITLLHYLITILEHKYPKVAMFQEELQSVPEAAKVNMTELEKDINNLRSGLKSVETELEFQRSLPQVLGDKFVSVVSQFITVASFSFSDVEDSLTEAKELFLKAVQHFGEDATRMQPDEFFGIFDQFLQAFAEAKQENENMRRRKEEEERRARMEAQLKEQREKERKSRKAKENCEEDGEFDDLVSALRSGEVFDKDLSKMKRNRKRVNSSAETSRERPVTKLNL from the exons GACTAGCTGGCCAGAGTTCTACATCGACCAGTTGAATTCCATGGCTGCT AGGAAGACTCTTATTGCGCTGGaaaaggaggatgaggaagagaggaaCAAGACCATAGAGAGCTTGAAGACCGCTCTAAGGACTCAACCAATGAG GTTTGTGACGCGGTTCATCGACCTGGACGGCCTAACCTGCATCCTGAACTTCCTGAAGAGCATGGACTACGACACCACCGAGTCCCAGATCCACACGTCGCTGATCGGCTGCATCAAGGCCCTGATGAACAACTCCCAGGGCCGCTCCCACGTGCTCTCCCACACAGAGAGCATCAACATCATCGCCCAGAGCCTGGCCACTGAGAACGTCAAGACCAAGGTGGCGGTGCTGGAGATCATGGGTGCTGTCTGTCTGGTGCCAGGAGGCCACAGGAAGATCCTGGAGGCTATGCTGCACTACCAGAAGTTTGCCTGCGAGAGGACTCGCTTCCAG ACTCTGCTGAATGACCTGGACAGGAGTACGGGGCGTTACAGGGACGAGGTCAACCTGAAAACAGCCATCATGTCCTTCATCAATGCAGTGCTCAGTCAGGGAGCAGGGGAG TCAAGCTTTGAGTTCAGAATTCACCTGAGGTACGAGTTCCTTATGTTGGGCATCCAGCCGGTCATCGATAAACTGAGGTCCCACGACAACTCAACATTAGACAG GCATTTGGACTTCTTTGAGATGCTGAGAAACGAGGATGAACTGTCGTTGGCAAAACGCTTTGACACC gtgCACATTGACACAAAAAGTGCCACGCAAGTGTTTGAGCTCATAAAGAAGAAGATGAGCCACACAGATGCACACCCGCACTTTATATCTGTCTTACAGCACTGTCTCCTTATGCCTT aCAAGCGTAGTGGGAACACGGTGCAGTACTGGCTCCTCCTGGACCGCATCGTGCAGCAGATCGTCCTTCAGAACGACAAAGGTCACGACCCTGACGTCACCCCTCTGGAGAACTTCAACGTGAAGAACGTGGTGCGAAT GCTGGTCAACGAGAATGAAGTCAAACAGTGGAAAGAACAGGCGGAGAAAATGAGAAAAG AGCACCATGAGCTACAGCAGAAGTTTGACAAGAAGGAACGCGAGTGTGACGCCAAGACCCAGGAGAAGGAGGACATGATGCAGACGCTGAATAAGATGAAGGAGAAGCTGGAGAAAGAGTCCAGCGAGCACAAACAGGTCAAGCAGCAAGTGGCCGACCTCTCCGCCCAGCTGCATGACCTCAACACT AGGCCAAATCCAAGTGTTCCTGGTGGTCCTCCATTCATACCTGGGGCCCCTGGAGGTCCCACAGCACCCCCTCCGATGCAGGCTGGCATGATCCCAGCCCCTCTACCACTCACTCAGGGCATGCCTCCACCgccaccccctccaccccctccacccgGGGGACCCCCACCTCCTCCGGGCATGGCTCCCTTcggtctccctcctccccctggaGCTCCAATGGGACCTGGTCTGAAGAAGAAGAATATCCCCCAGCCTTCCAACCCACTCAAGTCATTCAACTGGGCTAAGCTGGCTGAG AATAAGCTGGAGGGCACTGTGTGGACGGACGTCGATGACATCAATGTTTTCAAAATCCTGGACCTTGAGGACATCGAGAAGACCTTCTCTGCGTACCAGAGACAGCAG AAAGAGTCTGAAGATGACACAGTGACCTCCAAGAAGGTCAAGGAGCTGTCAGTCATCGACGGTCGCAGAGCCCagaactgtaacatcctcctctctcG GCTGAAGCTGACCAATGAGGAGATCAAGAGGGCCATCCTAACTATGGACGAACACGAGGATCTGCCCAAGGACATGCTGGAGCAG cttgtagcc TTTGTCCCAGAGAAGAGTGACGTGGATCTCCTGGAGGAGCACAAGCATGAGCTGGACCGCATGGCCAAGGCTGACCGCTTCCTCTACGAGATGAGCAG AATCAACCACTACCAGCCAAGGCTGCAGTCTCTCTACTTCAAAAAGAAATTTGCTGAAAGAATCCTCGAAGTCAAACCTAAAGTTGAAG cACTGATCAGGGCATCTAAAGAGGTGCTGCAGAGCCGCAACCTCAAGCAGCTTCTGGAGGTGGTCCTGGCCTTTGGTAACTACATGAACAAGGGTCAGAGGGGGAACGCCTATGGCTTCAAAGTGTCCTCACTCAACAAGATTGCTGACACCAAGTCCAGCATTGACAA GAACATTACTCTGCTGCATTACCTGATCACCATCCTGGAGCATAAGTATCCCAAAGTGGCCATGTTCCAGGAAGAGCTTCAAAGTGTTCCAGAGGCAGCCAAAGTCAA TATGACAGAGCTGGAGAAAGACATCAACAACTTGCGTTCTGGACTGAAGAGTGTGGAAACG GAGCTGGAGTTTCAGAGAAGTCTTCCTCAGGTTTTGGGGGATAAGTTTGTGTCTGTGGTGAGCCAGTTCATCACCGTGGCCAGCTTCAGCTTCTCAGACGTGGAGGATTCTCTGACCGAGGCCAAGGAGCTG TTTCTGAAGGCAGTGCAGCATTTCGGTGAGGATGCAACCCGTATGCAGCCTGACGAGTTCTTCGGAATCTTCGACCAATTCCTGCAGGCATTCGCAGAGGCCAAGCAGGAGAATGAGAACATGCGCAGACgcaaggaggaagaggagcgaCGGGCCCGCATGGAAGCACAG CTGAAGGAGCAGAGGGAGAAGGAGCGCAAGTCCAGGAAGGCTAAGGAGAACTGTGAGGAGGACGGTGAGTTCGACGACCTGGTTTCAGCCCTGCGCTCTGGGGAGGTGTTCGATAAGGACCTGTCCAAGATGAAACGCAACCGCAAGCGCGTCAACTCATCAGCTGAGACCAGCAGGGAGCGGCCGGTCACCAAACTGAACCTCTAA